CATCATGATCTTCGAAACAGCCATTGGCTCAGCACAGCCTCGAATGGGTGCTTCCCCGTCCTCGCGCATGACAATGCGTCGAATGCTGTCACGTCGGTCCGTCGACTCGGATGATGCGTATGGAAGTGAAGTGGCTTCTCATGTGGAAAGGTCAAGAGACGAAGCAGAAAGACATCTCGCAGCCAGCCTTGGAGTTGGCGACGCGGTAAATCGACTGAACACTCAGCGCATGATCAGCGCCGGCGCCTGTCCGCCGACGCCGGCGAGCAGGACCACGAGCCAAGGCGGCGCCTTCCACAGGAACAGCAAGACGAAGGCTGCCAGCGCAAGCGCATAATCGGCGGCGCTGAGGATGCCCGCGGTCCAGACCGGGTTGTAGAAGGCCGCCCCGAGCAGACCGACCACGGCGGCGTTGACGCCGCGCAGGGCGGCCTGGACGGCCGGGCGTCGTCGCAGCGCCTCCCAGAACGGCAGTGCTCCGACGACGAGCAGGAAGGACGGCGCGAAGACAGCAACGCGGCAGATGAGCCCACCGAGCCAGCCGTTCGGCTGGGGGCCATCACCGCGCCGAGATAGGCGGCGAAAGTGAACAGCGGCCCCGGTACGGCTTGCGCCGCGCCGTAGCCAGCCAAGAAGGCGTCGTTGCCGATCCAGCCGGGTGGCACCACCTCGGCTTGCAGCAGCGGCAGGACGACATGCCCGCCACCAAAGACGAGCGAGCCCGAGCGGTAGAAGGCGTCGATCATGGCGATCGCCTGGCTCCGGTGGCGGCCGCGAGCGCCGGCAGGCCGATGAGCAGGACGGCAAAGAGCCCAAGAGCGGCCAGGGCTGCGCGGCGCGAGACCGTCAGCGGCAGCCCCGTCGCAGCCTCGGGTACGGCGGGCCGCGGCAGCGCGAGCCCGGCGGCGGCGCCGAGCAGGATCACCGCGACCTGACCCCAGGCGGTCGGGACCGCCAGCGCCAGCGCGGCGGCGACGACCGCGATGGTGGCGCGCTCGCGGTCCGGCGTCAGGCTTCGCGCCATGCCCAGGATCGCAACAGCCACGACCGCGACCGCCGCGACCTTGAGCCCGTGCAGCCAGCCTGCGCCCGACAGGTCGCCCA
The genomic region above belongs to Bosea vaviloviae and contains:
- the chrA gene encoding chromate efflux transporter; the encoded protein is MTEAARAEINPTAAGERRIGTAGEVFSAFLKLGLTSFGGPIAHLGYFRDEFVVRRGWLSEPAYADLVALCQFLPGPASSQVGMAIGLSRAGYLGAAAAWTAFTLPSALVLVAFAYGVTAMGDLSGAGWLHGLKVAAVAVVAVAILGMARSLTPDRERATIAVVAAALALAVPTAWGQVAVILLGAAAGLALPRPAVPEAATGLPLTVSRRAALAALGLFAVLLIGLPALAAATGARRSP